Proteins from a single region of Papaver somniferum cultivar HN1 unplaced genomic scaffold, ASM357369v1 unplaced-scaffold_11, whole genome shotgun sequence:
- the LOC113328516 gene encoding serine hydroxymethyltransferase, mitochondrial, producing MAMAMALRRLSSSSINKPIRPLFNADSYYCMSSLPSEAVDDSKDKSRVQWPKQLNAPLAEVDPEIADIIELEKARQWKGLELIPSENFTSVSVMEAVGSIMTNKYSEGYPGARYYGGNEYIDMAETLCQKRALEAFRLDPAKWGVNVQSLSGSPANFQVYTALLKPHERIMALDLPHGGHLSHGYQTDTKKISAVSIFFETMPYRLDESTGYIDYDQLEKSATLFRPKLIVAGASAYSRFYDYARIRQVCDKQKAILLADMAHISGLVAAGVIPSPFEYADVVTTTTHKSLRGPRGAMIFYRKGLKEVNKQGKEIMYDYEDKINQAVFPGLQGGPHNHTITGLAVALKQATTPEYKAYQEQVLKNCSQFAKTLNALGYDLVSGGTENHLVLVNLKNKGIDGSRVEKVMELVHIAANKNTVPGDVSAMVPGGIRMGTPALTSRGFLEEDFAKVAEFFDAAVNLALKAKAECKKGAKLKDFMAAVENSASIQSEIKQLRHDVEEYAKQFPTIGFCKTTMKYKQ from the exons ATGGCGATGGCAATGGCACTTCGCAGGCTCTCGTCTTCTTCAATCAACAAACCTATCCGTCCTCTCTTCAATGCCGATTCTTACTACTGCATG TCATCTCTGCCAAGTGAAGCTGTTGATGATTCTAAGGATAAATCTCGTGTTCAA TGGCCAAAGCAATTGAATGCACCATTAGCAGAAGTGGATCCAGAGATTGCTGACATTATTGAGCTTGAGAAAGCTAGACAATGGAAG GGTCTGGAATTGATTCCTTCAGAGAATTTCACATCTGTGTCGGTCATGGAAGCTGTTGGCTCTATCATGACTAACAAATACAGTGAAGGTTATCCTGGTGCTAGATACTACGGAGGAAACGA GTACATTGATATGGCAGAAACCTTGTGCCAGAAACGTGCCCTGGAGGCCTTCCGTTTGGATCCTGCTAAATGGGGAG TTAACGTACAATCTTTGTCTGGGTCCCCTGCCAATTTCCAAGTCTACACTGCGCTATTGAAGCCCCACGAGAGAATTATGGCACTTGACCTTCCACATGGTGGGCATCTTTCTCATGGGTATCAG ACCGACACCAAAAAGATATCCGCTGTATCTATATTTTTTGAGACAATGCCATACCGGTTGGATGAGAGCACTGGCTACATTGATTACGATCAG TTGGAGAAGAGCGCTACACTCTTCAGGCCGAAGCTGATAGTTGCTGGTGCAAGTGCTTATTCACGCTTCTACGATTATGCACGCATTCGCCAG GTGTGCGACAAGCAAAAGGCTATATTGTTGGCAGATATGGCTCACATCAGTGGGCTTGTTGCTGCTGGTGTCATCCCATCTCCATTTGAGTATGCCGATGTGGTGACCACTACAACACATAAATCCCTTCGTGGACCACGTGGGGCAATGATATTTTACAGAAAGGGATTGAAGGAAGTCAACAAACAAGGCAAAGAG aTCATGTATGACTATGAGGACAAAATTAATCAAGCTGTCTTTCCTGGGCTTCAAGGAGGTCCTCACAATCACACAATTACTGGATTAGCAGTTGCACTGAAACAG GCAACTACCCCAGAATACAAGGCTTATCAAGAACAAGTTCTCAAAAATTGCTCACAGTTCGCCAAA ACCTTGAACGCATTGGGATATGACCTTGTTTCCGGTGGTACTGAGAACCATCTAGTCCTGGTCAATCTGAAAAACAAG GGCATTGATGGCTCAAGAGTTGAGAAAGTAATGGAATTGGTTCACATTGCTGCCAACAAGAACACTGTTCCCGGGGATGTGTCTGCCATGGTTCCTGGTGGCATTCGAATGG GAACACCTGCTCTCACTTCAAGGGGTTTCCTTGAGGAAGATTTCGCTAAAGTAGCAGAATTCTTTGATGCTGCTGTGAATTTGGCCTTGAAAGCCAAAGCTGAATGCAAAAAAG GTGCAAAATTGAAGGACTTTATGGCCGCAGTTGAAAACAGTGCTAGCATTCAGTCTGAGATTAAACAACTCCGTCATGACGTTGAGGAATACGCAAAGCAATTCCCTACAATCGGGTTCTGCAAAACAACAATGAAATACAAGCAATAA
- the LOC113328518 gene encoding uncharacterized protein LOC113328518, with product MELEMEDQNVEEVETIDTLDRDTSTEFPLRETRLYRTRFPGAVRQKAYRFDGVGGYFNKEWDLTEGSGREFNWYHVELPRGNQKLSVLAQYLIDVLCPPLKLQDILSLVTNGPFCGHVDGAFVFRVNSPGPGSSNFTLRIAARVTENSLITVSLGRVPRLGFSPTGQSLLSEIPSVESPSSRRKEEEIENGGAIVIREHVLEFLLTMNHSEEADNPVPKTIANLVVHVIDTHMDHLQDIVTKLEMELDSVEIELDKGGFALKKQMLDDRRFPKMHLNIQRLLQVIAHGEQVFPRVKEKCATKSWFAGEDIVSLEELVGRLRRLKENVGFIANRVTAIQAGLDSWQAEQINRKLYYLSFLSIIFLPLSIITGVFGMNVGGVPWTEQKNPKLKDGFLNVMLICVVTLFLVFLCFMFPTVYVYISTWRRRRALKRSWSLNRKSFLRRTMGVPERGGYLRI from the exons ATGGAGCTTGAAATGGAGGATCAGAATGTAGAAGAGGTCGAGACAATAGATACATTGGATAGAGATACCTCTACTGAATTTCCTCTTAGGGAGACTCGGCTTTATCGGACTCGATTTCCTGGTGCTGTTAGACAAAAGGCTTATAGATTTGATGGTGTAGGAGGTTATTTTAACAAAGAATGGGATTTAACAGAAGGTAGTGGTAGAGAGTTTAATTGGTATCATGTTGAATTACCAAGAGGGAATCAGAAACTTTCAGTCTTGGCACAATACTTAATCGATGTGCTTTGTCCGCCTTTGAAACTACAGGATATACTATCGCTTGTCACGAATGGGCCGTTTTGTGGTCATGTTGATGGGGCGTTTGTATTTAGAGTGAATTCACCTGGTCCAGGGTCGAGTAATTTTACACTTAggattgctgctagagtaacaGAGAATTCGTTGATCACTGTGTCGTTGGGGCGTGTTCCTAGATTGGGGTTCTCACCGACGGGGCAATCTCTACTTTCGGAGATTCCTAGTGTTGAGAGTCCTAGCAGTAGGCGTAAGGAGGAAGAGATAGAAAATGGTGGTGCAATTGTCATTAGGGAACATGTTCTTGAGTTTCTATTGACAATGAATCATTCCGAAGAAGCTGATAATCCTGTACCTAAGACTATCGCGAATCTTGTGGTGCATGTTATTGACACACACATGGACCACCTTCAGGATATAGTTACCAAGCTTGAGATGGAGTTGGACTCAGTTGAGATCGAACTAGACAaag GTGGTTTTGCATTGAAAAAGCAAATGCTGGATGACAGAAGATTCCCCAAAATGCACCTGAATATACAGCGCCTCCTACAG GTCATTGCACATGGGGAGCAAGTGTTTCCACGTGTTAAAGAAAAATGTGCGACGAAGAGTTGGTTTGCGGGTGAAGATATTGTTTCACTAGAAGAGTTAGTCGGACGTCTTAGGAGGCTAAAAGAGAATGTTGGATTTATAGCTAATCGTGTTACAGCAATCCAGGCTGGTCTTGATAGTTGGCAAGCAGAGCAAATAAACAGAAAGCTTTACTATCTTTCCTTCCTGTCGATCATTTTCCTTCCTTTATCCATCATAACCGGAG TGTTCGGAATGAATGTCGGAGGTGTTCCATGGACGGAGCAGAAAAATCCTAAACTGAAAGATGGGTTCCTCAATGTGATGCTTATATGTGTAGTAACACTCTTTTTAGTATTTCTCTGCTTCATGTTCCCAACTGTCTATGTCTATATATCTACCTGGAGAAGGCGAAGAGCACTTAAAAGGAGTTGGTCCTTGAATAGAAAGTCGTTTCTAAGAAGAACCATGGGAGTTCCGGAAAGAGGGGGATATCTTCGGATTTGA